In Oreochromis aureus strain Israel breed Guangdong linkage group 22, ZZ_aureus, whole genome shotgun sequence, the genomic window GAACATCAAATTAAGCTTCTTCACAAAATGTTGCACTATTCCTTTAATATgtctatttaatttatttagtttGGTTCTTATAAAGCGTTTGTTCTTTATGTGATGGGCCGAGTGggtcaggattttttttttttaaatcttgttttCAAACACAAAATCCTTCATGCGTCAGTGAACATTTGCCGTACCCATGAAGAGATGCTGCGAGTGCACAGTCGGGGAGTTTTATCTTATTAAGCCTTCACTCTTCTGGAGGATGAGTCAGTAATAAATACAGTGGAGGGCTGTTTTTGTGACAGCTTGTTAGAGAAGCTGCCAAACAGGCTTTTAGACACATTCTGCAAGGTTCAAAAGTGATTCATGATCAATCAGGTGAGTGGTTTCAACCAAAATAACTTTTGAGAGGTCCTTTGTTATGGTTATCCCTTTCACCATTATTCAGTTCTTTTATATTCAGTCTTTGGAAAAAAGATCTAATTAACCTCTTAGAAATTTAACTACCATGTTTTTTTATCTTATCTTCTAGTTGGGGCACCTAAATACTGGAGCTTTAAACACTAGTGGAGAAAAAGCTGAGATCTGCTTTCATTAAATGATGGTGCCGCTGACCTGACCGTCTCTGGGGGATTTTTGTCCTTCAGAGGTGCTGAGCTGGGGGATTTTACCACCGGAGGGAAGGAATGAAGAGTCTGTTTGACAGATTTGAAGACATCAAGGTGATCTAATTTAGCTGCTTTACTCTCCTCTCTGAGAAGCTGATGTAGCCATCCTTGAAAAGATTGAACTCTTCATATGTTAAAACTCCCCATCTGTGCACCAATGACGTCCTTTTCCATTCACTGCGATTATGGACAGTGGATGATACAGGCCGTATTTGGTGTACAaacatatgttttgttttattctcatTGCCAAGCAAACATTCACTGACCTTATAACAAGATAAATTATTGAATGGATTAAAAGATTCAATATTTCAGTTCAATATTTGTTTGATCTTGGTGAGAGTTACAAACCTCTGCGTCAGGGCTAAATCTTTTTCTGTGCACAGGATTGCAGCCCGGTGGGGCTATTCACACCTTTAATTGGATGATGGAGTGGTCGGCAGCTAAATTTATctgatgtgtttatttttggaCCTAAGCAGAGAGCATTTTACACTCTGATTAACTTTCCTCGTGGAAGCAGGTTAGTCAGAATATAAAAGGGACCTGAGCAAGGGTTTAATGTTTAGACTGAGCCTAAATTCCCAAAGAATTTAAAGGGGGGTCTGCTGTTGGTTAAAGGGGAGCTGTCATAATGATTTTCAGCCTCAAATAGTTTTGCATGACTTAGAGTTCAAACTTAGTCTTTTTTATATCATACTCGGCTTTAGTTCAGACTCTCAGTTCATCTCAGTTGAGCCGTTCTGGTTCCTCTCCCTTtaagacaatgttttttttctggttgGCTGCCTCTCAGTATCAGAAAGTCTAAATAGCatgtgggtggggcttctgtgctcgCAGCCAGAGCTGTGTTCCTGAGTGATATCCAATCTGTCTGATATCATACAGGTAGAAAAGAGCATAAAATAAACTGTCTGGAACTCAGGACAGAACCTTCATAACATTCATCACAGGCAGCAGTGGGCAATTAATACTCCCAACAGGCCACGTGAGAAACTGGGAACATTGCGGAGGGCTGCACCAAAAAGCTGAACTCAGTTCTGCTTAATATTAATTTTGTATCTGTTTATAAAACTGCTACCAGTAAGAGAAGACAATGAAAATGTAGTAGGCATGGTAATCAACATTCCCAAAACCAGCTGTGACCAAAATGTCCATGTCTttgcaaaatttaaaatacttatAACTGTATACAAAGGGCCGTTGTTACTTTGCTTGTTCATCTGCAGTTTTTATCCTCTGTTCAGTGAGATAAGACTAGTCTGCTTTGGGCTTGAACAAGTGCATTAAAgtcagcttcagtgtctgaggTGGATTTGTGAAGGACAGTTAACAACAAATGAAAGATCTGCCCTCCATTCTGCATCTGAGATCTCAAAtgtctttcccttttttcttatgAAGCTCAGGTCCCAAACTCTTTTAGCACTTTGCCCAGACGGAGCCTAAACAGCTGTGTGGTagccagtgttgggtaagttactttaaattagtaacttagttacattactagttacttctctaaaaaagtaactcagttacttcaagttactcgttactttcagagtaactagttacaagggaaagtaactttggttttactcagaattctcttgttaatgtgttgcttccctaactggatacccagcaagactgccagtcttctagcttgcttacttgccacaagtgcactgtgccacctaccaattgaaaggaaaaaataatgtgcatacttccacgagagaaatcccacgcctggaccgtcgttgaccgccgccatgattctagcctgctttttacatccaacacaaaaactgcagtcgtggtgcttttgattgtactcagaacttggaaattctgccttctgaataggaagatgtaggtaacaccagactgcagatgagctgcatacagagctggactgggacaaaaaatcatcccggcattttgactagagaccgcccaccattataggaaaaatcataaagcctttgaatgaaaataaacactgttgtgacagtgatgtacactgttctgatggtatatatggaTCAATcgatcaatcgtttgttgtaagactcagataattatttttttaaaagcgagacattttaaatgagaataataaagaaaagtatttccttgtccccccctttccctgttaatgccctacctggccccctggcaacactttgctagacccgcccctgcacagttaccagctgtcagctacgtagaaaaggatgctggtgttatttgtctctcagaaacagctcataacttcccttcaactcattcatgtcacctaaaaggtaaacctgtttctccatcagctgttcagctctgatgattcagtaaggacatctcctggtttcatctgcatgtttccctctcaccagataaccaaaccgacatcatgaccagcagctttacagctgtggctccagcaaacatcagctgatactagaaattaatattaaataaattctaacaacagctgatcaagcttacacgtgctgctgttgtttaacgcgacatccgctggtttcctctttctggcgcaaagtgggcgataaacaaacaagagagaaaagccgatcagctgatcattgatcagtttcgtgattgaagtagaaacggagagaatgagagaagaagaggcagctgtgcagcttcagctttgtgtctttttcattgtagctgaagtccgggacaaactgtgttccttttcacctcagtacgaaacgcgtaatattttctctgaataccagatgattctgttttttacgggacggttggcaactctaataattaaccgtatgaacaaaataaagttcaacatcagtaacatagcacccacccagctgtatagaaactccgtcatgctagctagcacgcagtacgaaaatgtcagcataccgaaaataaactccacctaaacttggtttatatctgactgatagactgcaggtcataacttcttacctgaagttcagttcacctgatactgggaccggcggccgcttcgggtctctcctcttgcctcccttttccttcatccacctgctggcctccaccacttgctaatgttattgaatctgtggaagctccgcgatatccaccacacgaagtaacgagtaacgagcctatctaaatcccagtaacgagtaacgcgttcctggttttggcataataactagttaccgtgctcgttaccacaataataacgtagttactgtaacgcgttacttaataacgcgttagtcccaacactggtggtAGCCTATGTCACCATGCTCCTCCAAACCTGCAAACTGTGATTCAGCAATCCAACATTTTTTCCTGACAGATTTGGACAGCCATCTTTTGTAACACCTGCCAGATTGCCCATTTCAGCCAAAGCGTTTCCAAGCATGCACTTACCTCTGTGAACTAATCACTCCTTGATGTAGGGCCTTTCATTGAGCACATTGCTGCCAGCTCCTGGGTAATTTCAAACTCTTTCATTATCCTGTGTGCAAAGATAAATAACTGGGATGTGTCGTAGTAAAGCCAAAGAAGTCAGAATTGAAGCCCCAGATTTCCTCCATTGTCATTGATTTGTTTTATTACTCTTCACCATGGAAGGGGGTACGTTCTTAAATCAAAGTCCACCAAAGGCTATTTGATAAACTCCACATTAGAAAATGgtttactgtattttttgtgattttgtggAAAATCACAAAGCTGGTAGAGGTAAAGCGCACTTTGTTCTTTCTCATGTGAGCTGACATCTTCTGGGAATTGCAATCTCACATCCTTTTCATAAACATCAAGTCCAAGACATTTACAGTGACGCTTGCACACATATGTTatgtaaatctttaaaaaaatatcagtcgccttcaaaacaaaagcaacaacTGAATTGTGATTTCCCACAACTgccaaaaaactgttttctgatgGGGAGTTTATCAAAGACTGTTTGTTGGTTTGATGTATACCTGTATGTGTTTGAATCCTAATTTCACACACAGGTCAGTGTGGGGGACACACAGATGTGGCTCGCAAGAAATAGAATTTAATCTAAGGGGACAAATAAACCCAAACCACACCAGGAAAAAATCACCAGACATCTTCAGGAACGTGGCAGGTTTTAATTTGTCACCTCTCTGCAAATATGTGGTCACATTCTAACAGTAACATCTAACAGTGTTTCTAAACTCCAAAGACTTCACCTCTGTCTTGTCTTCACTCCTCAACTGCTTGTTTATCTTCCGCCTGCTTCTTCCCGTCCTCTGCACAGTCCCTCCTTATCTCTTTGTCCTATTATTACTTGTTTAAAACTCTGGTTTCCTGCAATCCTTCATCTCTGAGGAATCCTTGAGATACAGTCTAAATTTATCCTCTGTTTTCCCAGAAAGTCCTGAGCTCTCCGTTGATGCCAAAGTGCCAGAGAAAGCCACTGAGTCCCTGGCATGGAAAATTTAAGAGCGAGGTAAACAAATGCACGGAAGCACTTTAGAACAGGAAatctttttaaagacaaaattaAGCATATTTTCAAGTTGCAggtatattttgttttattcagtgGTCAATACATTATGAATGCTAAGTTTTTATAGaactgttattttatttaaagataaaaagttataaaaggaagcagaaaaacaagtgAATAAGGCATTAGTTCTGCAGTTGTAAATATTAGGAAGTTTAATAAGACTCAGTGGGATTTTACgaaatctaaaaacaatacttATTAAAGATTTCAAGCTGATCTAAAGCTTTAGTAAATTATATCTTTGTTCTAGTTTAAAGTATTCGCAAGCACTAAAAAAACTTGCTGGTTTCACAGCACGTGGCTTCATGACAAAGATAGATAGAAACTGTACAAGGTATTCTGCGCGTGACTTCATTTCCTTACATATCGATccaaaacagcagaagaacagaAGATATTTTATCATCCTTCCTTCCAAACAATGTATCTGATCCTCTTGTGATCAACAGCTCAGGCTGACAAATGACCCGCAATACAGGATGGACACATGAAGACGGTTACATAATACCAGCAGACCTGCCTCCACGTGAGGGAGGCTTACTCACTGTAACCTACAGTAAACCCTCGCAGGTATAGGTTACTCACTGtcatttcatcatcatcatctgatatttcattttctctgtGATTTGATTTGTGTCCAAAGGGTTATTCATCTGAGGAATGTCACGAAAAAGATTATCATGACCAGCAGGAATCGCACTGCAGCAAAAACAAGGcagaaaaatacaataaaaagagTAAACAGGAGAAAAGGCTTCAGGGATGTGCTTCGGGTGCAGTTTCATGTATCTGTGAGGAGGACATTTAAACTAACGATTCTGCCTTAATGTTCCTATAAATCAACACCAACCGATAATTTTAGGCCCCCTCTTCCTCCTGTACTTGACACTTCTCTCCAGGCTTCTGGGGGACTATTATACAACTTCATTCAAGTCATTACACCTTTATTGGCCCGAATGCATTCTGCACCATTTGCGGTTTATGTAGCTGAGAGCATTTATTAGACAATCCCATCATTCAGCAGGTGAAGTGCTGCTGTGCGCAGAGTTGGCAACAACATTTGTGCAAATGTTGCTTTGCAAACAAATAATACTACAGCTGCTCCTGCACTGCCACTGCCACATAGACCAGTAAAGTAGCACTTGCCTGACTGTGCTGCTGTTTCTCTGCAGTTTAGTTTCATCACAACTTTCAGATGTCTTGAACACACAAATTCAACCCGAGAAACACTCAGAAGGTTCAGGCTTGTGTCAAAGCGCAGCATCACTGATAAAAATCACGACATATAATTAAAGCCTCCAAAAGAGCTACTTAATGGACCGTGTGTTCAATATGTTAACTcaaaaagttttaaatatttttagtttaGGGCGGCCTAAAATTTAATACCCATATCTTTTTAATTAAgtacttttttgctttttaaaaatctattgtCAGCTATTTTACCcgtatagtttttaaaaaatattatttattgtaCTTATTTAATTTCTGCATAATTTCGTAAATTGCACATTAGGTTATTTTATGTTTCTTGAATTGTTATATTTTAACGTcacttgtatttattttaatgattaTAAATTATATTACTTATATTATAGCCTGTTTTCTGatataaacatatatttttGCGCAGATgctaaaaaaacacatatttaagCAATCGGATGCATTGTGCTGCTGATGAATCTTGATTATGTTTAGCTTAATGTTTTAGCgaactgtttgtttatttatgtgactgtgtgtgtgtgtgtgtgtgtgtgtgtgcggcagTCGAGCACTGTTAGGAGGAGTCTGTGTCGGAGGGGGGCGGTGTGTGCCGAGCCGCTCCGTGCGCTCACTGGCTGCTCTGTCTCTAATGTGTGAGAGTCCTCTCAGAGGTCTGGCCACCGGGAGCGACGTTTGGTCATTAGGTGACTGAAGCTCGCAGTGTGCGGACGCTCCAGCACCGCCTTCAGTCCGACCCCGGGACCGGGAGAAGTCAGACAGAGGAGACTTTACGCACAGCTCCGCTGAGGAGATGGAATGCATTGAAAGGACTCCGACTCTGTGAAAGTTTGCGTTTTGCTCATGGAGAAGCAAATTACAGACAATTAATCGGAATGCAGTCACGCTTCACAGTCGCCTTGTTTTGAGGTGCAGCAGAGGATGACACCTGCACCCCCCCTTGGCGCGGACCACACTTGGCATCTTTGAATAGTAGGTCAAAGCTTCTGCGAGAGTGACTTTCTGCCTCTCATTCTGCACTCAGATCACAGTCCCGCTCGCTCTGGTCCCCGGTTATTTTCTGCAGCTGCAGAATCAGTGCATGTGTTGCGCTCCTATAGCCTATGTCTTCATCTTTGCATCGTCGCGGACTGCGGCAAGAACACACAAGCGGGCAATCATCTCGTACCTGGACTGTGCGTAAACGCAGGTGAGCTGCTCTGAGGACAGTCATGTACATTTCTGGTTCTGCTGTCACATTTTTCATCTCTTTAAACTAAAGAGAAGGTTTAAAACAAAGAATACCCAGAATAGCTCTGTAAACAGCCTGAAGTGCATTCTGTGCTCACTGTGCTATATATTCACCATGTTGGTTCAAGCATTTGCTGATTAAGAGAGGAATCCCTTTAATAGTTTAAAATCCAGGAATCTGGAGGGAGATTAAATTAGACTGGTGGTTAACCCCTTACAGAACAGTTTATCCACTGAGTTTTTTGCCCTTAAGGCTTGAAACAAATGGTGTTAATCCACATTGActaaatatgttaaacgttaaAAAAGCGTTACACCAGCTGTTTCAATTAGCTCTCCGAAGATGTTTAGTCTTAGTGAATTTTTAAACCCAAAATGGTTTAATTTCTGCAAAAATTCATGATGTTTACCCAACATTTACAGGATGTTGGAGGCTCTTTTTGGGATCTCCTCTGAAATTCAATGCACAGTTGAGTCCTTTTTTGGCTGCACAAGATGAGCTTAAAGAGGGCACAGTCAGCCACCGGGTCACTTGGCAGTAGATGATGTGTTTGTGGGATTAGTTGGCTTTGTTTACGTTCATTCTACTTTGCATTAGATtaaactctttctttttttgtctctgtcatTCAGCACTCTCTGACATGCCTGCACTGTTCACCTCTTCATGAGATCACACCTCCTGGATAtttagaataaaagaaaaggaaaaacttcctccTCATCACCAGTGAGGCAGTATAATCTGTGGATCACTGACTGACTCACCATGGGCACCGTACTATCGTTATCACCCAGCTCTCGCAAATCAGGCTACTATGACAACCGTCCCGGCTCTCTCAGCCACTACCCGAGCCTCAGCAGCCGCTCCCTCAACAGCCAGAAAGACCGCGGGCTAAAGAGGGGCCAGTCCATCTTCCTCCCGGCACTCACATGGAAGAGACTTGTGGCCTCTACAAAGAAGAAGGGCAACTCGAAGAAGGGCTCGGGTGGCCCGGTGGCCCTCGGGGATCctctgaataacaacaacaacattaacatCTACCAGAAGGATCCCGTGCTGCACCTCAACCGTGAGAATGTGAAGAAGTCGCTGTCATGTGCCAACCTGTCCAGCTACGAGGGCCCAGCCGGTCTGGGTCTGGGGCTCGGCTACGGACTGGGGATGGGTCAGGGACATGGATATGGCTACAGCAAATCCCAGCAGCTTTCCTCTGTGAAAAAAGTCCCGCAGGGCACGGTGACCTCATCTCCGAAGCGCGTCATCGTCCAGGCCTCCACCAGCGAGCTCCTCCGCTGTTTGGGGGAGTTCCTGTGCTGTCGCTGCTACCGCCTGAAGCATCTGTCTCCAGCCGACCCGGTTCTCTGGCTGCGGGCTGTGGACCGCTCGCTGCTGCTGCAGGGCTGGCAGGACCAGGCCTTCGTTACTCCAGCCAACGTGGTCTTCGTCTACATGCTGTGTCGAGACGTAGTGGATGGTGATCTAGTGGCGTCGGAGCACGAGCTGCAGGCCATCCTGCTCACCTGCCTCTACCTGTCCTACTCCTACATGGGCAATGAGATCTCATACCCTCTTAAGCCCTTCCTAGTAGAGGCGGGCAAGGAGGCCTTCTGGGACCGCTGCCTCGCCATCATCGACGCCACAAGCTCCAAGATGCTGCGCATCAATGCAGACCCGCACTTTTTCACACAAGTATTTGCTGAACTCAAGAGCGAAGGAGGCTGCGGCCCTCAGGATTATAGCCGGGTGCTTGATCGGTGAGCACCCAGCCTCGCTGACCACATGCCTTTGTGTACACTCATGCactcgtacacacacacacacacacacataattgtCGTGCAGATTGCTCCACCCCTTTTTCTTCTATGAAGGCCTATCTTAAAAGAATTATACAGAAGTATTAAATCATTGCATCTGTGCTCGTTGCCATTGTCCCATCCGTCCACAGATAACTGGTTAAGTGGGGCTTACAGTTGTTTCTGAGTTTACTTTAACCATTTGGGGAACCATTTGGTCCACCTGCTCCCTCCCGTGTCTGGTCCCAGTCATCCCAGCTGCTCCTCTGCATCTGGACAGCCTCACCTTAACATTATCAATCAGTATGCACAAGGCAAGGAGATGCCATCACCTTACGCAAATCACGTTTTTTTTCCAATAGTGACAGAAGAGAAAATAGGGCTCAGACAACATAGTCCACATGAAAATTTCATGGATAATACATAGCAACATCTTGACATCCTCCACCGTCTCACGTGCCCGCGGTTCAGACTGATGGGAACAGCTGAGACGTCCATGTCTGCTCAGTAAAACAAAACGAACAggcagtgtgtttttgtggagCCTTTTGAGGGAAcacttgctgtttgtttttcccgTCACTCACTCAAACCTGCCAGCGGCTCCCGCGTGTGTTAACGTCTCATTTAACCCTGAGGAGGAAGCCGAACATGCATTTACCGTGGGCATGTTTGGTGCAAGCGCATGCATGGCTGTGTGCGCAGGCATCGTGCGCTGGACGGCAGCCAAGGTCATCAGCTGTTTACCCCATCCTTTGTTCCCTGCGTTTTGTTGACAGGGCACCCACAGCCGTGGTATTAATGAGATTAGCCGATTACTGCTGCCCCTCCCCTACGTCAACCTCTCCCCCCTTCTTGTCCGGTCGGCAGCCCTGCAGACCTTCAGTGGCTAATCCAGCCCAGGCAGGACTGGGCAGGActatagacacacacacgcacacattaaAATACTTTGCTGTGTGTGCTTTATTCTCCATGCTGCGTGAATGTGTGGCACACGTGTGCAGCTCGGGGTCCGAGGTGAAGGCAGGAAATCTTTCCAGAGGCCATTCAGGCAGAAATGACAGACGAAAGGcgtttgttgttgctgcttcTGAATTTGTCCCACTTTCTCATCCCTCACCTGCGCATCCTCATCTGCCATCAAGAGACTCTCAGGAACTGGGAGTTCCTTTCTCTCATGTTCCTCCCTCCGCTCGACTATTCCCTTGAATGAAGCCATTGGCATTTGTGCTTCAGTGGCTTTAATCCCTGGTCCTCGTGTGTTTTACTGTGCATGTCAGTGATGGGTCACAGATGAGCTCCAAGTTCATCGTTTTTAGATTTTAAGAGCTTATCAACTGCATTTGAACCACTGTAGTCATAAGAAGATTTGGTTCTACAGTAATTTATATTTGgtggctttttatttttttctgggagctctctctcctttcacatGCATGCAGGGGAAGCCAGAGGAAGGGAGAGCAGCTGCAAGACCCAGCTGAGAACAGAGCAGGCATCAGCGGCAGCAGACGTGATATTTATTAAGTCAGACAGAGCGTGGAAGGACGAGCTGGGGTGgaagtgggttgcaaagtgaCTTGCCCTATATGAGACAGCAAGTTGGCTCTGTAGAAGGGTATCGGCTGAGCAATCAGCTGATGTAGGCTGGCGTCAAAATCAGCTAATCTGCCAAGATTGCGGCTGAGCTTGATTTCATTGCCGCCCTGAACTAAAGCTACATCTTGTAATGCTGACAGCACAATAAAAGCTCGATTAAAGCCCAAATGTTCAAATTTTCAGAAAAACGCTAGATGTAGGGAttcttttagattttttaaTCAAAGTTGATAAAGTCACATATTTAAAGGGTTTTGGGGAGAAAAATGAAGAGGTTATTTTGGACTTATGCtcctttaaaaattaaatgtgtgtctgtgactCATCACTGATGCGTATGCTGTCTAATTGTaaagcttgtttttaaaagaaaaatgtaattcatttacaaaaagaaagcaaatgtTTGTGGAAAATAAGATATCCTTTTGttctcctcctcttttaatCATCTCAAGATCCTTCAAAATCTTTCCTGTGACCCTTATTTTTGGGTTCTTGAGGGGGTTTATGATGCATTTGATCCAAGAAGCTGTTTAAAACCTAAAAATCTCTTATTGTGTGAAGTGGAAATGCCTTAATCTTATTGTAGCAGGGCATCTGGAGGTTTTGGTGCTCCACCTCCCTCCTCCACGTGGCAATCACTTTGCTGTGATGCTTCGCTATATTCTCGGCCACAAGGTCGTACGATACACGAGCATCCCTGCAACAGATCTGAcctttacacacatgcagacggGCTGTTGCACATGTATTCTTCTTGGGTAATCCACTTCTAATCCTGCAGCCCAATCAAACAGCGAGAGGGAACCCAGGATGAAAACATGGAGAAATAAGCAAACAGTTCCCCTCGAGTGAAGCCTTCAAGCCCAGCTCTGACAAACTGAAGGCTGCCCCACCGCCTACTCCAGCTCATCCAAGCTTGCTGGAGTCGAGCCTCCCTGCTCTCCTGAGGGGTCTCGCATGAGCTCACACCAGCCTGAGAGGAGCGACGGCGGTGAGTCACGCTCGGAGAGTCGAGAAGTGAAACATCGCTTTCTCTACAGCGTTGACCAGCAGCCATTTTGGACTTGTAGGTCAGCGCAGCTCTCTCTGCGGCCTGGCTTCGTCTCTAACAAGGACACTTGTGTCTTAACTCACCCCCTCCTGCCTCTCCCCtccctacacacacactcagctgtTGTTCCCTGCCTGTTTCATTAGATTTGACACCCCACACCCGGCAGCTATTGTCAGGACGAGGAAGGGCAGAATGGGCCAGTTTGTTGGCACCGGCTTGGTTTGTGTTTGCGTGCGCATGCAGGTCAAAGTTAAGGGCAACATCTGCTTCCACCATGCAGCTCGTGCTGACCTGGATGATAATTAAATCATCTCATTGACATCAGGGAGAAATGAGGAGTAGAGGAGCACATCGTGAcccttttcttttaatgaaaaaggcctttttctTACACGTGGCCCATTCTTCACTCTCTGTAGCAgcacagacacagcacagaacCACGATTATATCAGCCTGATCGTTAGAATTTGACCCTAAACAAAAAGGCATCACCTCCCCCCCGCCCCTTTTTTCAGCACATCTGTCCAATCAGTCGGCACCTGGACGGTATAGCTGTTCCTTAACTAACTCGCTTTTTAGCTGGAGCTGTAATTCTGGTTTATCCAATCAAAACCCCCCGATATGAGTCCTGAACGGATTCTTGCTTCTGACTGACGGCGGACACAGGACGCCTGTGACATCTCCAGAGATTTAACCGTGATAAAACATGACATGTAGTGCAGTTTGGACCTCGCTCTGTAGATGGGACCTCCGTCTGGGACTTTGGCAACTGAGAGTTACAGAATATTTCAGGAGGCTTTGGCCGTTTGTGAACAATGTTACAAAAGACTTAAAAGATAAGTCTGGTGtcgttctttatttttcttactgTCAACAAGCATCAGACTGAGTTTTTACGCTTTCAGACTTGTCTGCAAGCTGGTTCTGACTGAAGACGGGACGTGAATGTATACTTttcttttatgaaaaaaaaggtgGGCACTTTAGTTTTTAACATCAATGACACAGAAGGAAATTAGTTGGGGAATTTACAGCTGCAGGGTTTGAGTTAGAAAAACTACAGTGCCTATGTTCATTAAATTAGgcagcatgtgtttgtgtttaagctgctgcgtatcaataattatttgatctgTTGACACTAAGAAATCTTGAAAGTACATCACTGCTTATCCTTTAAGCTGCCACAGCTCTGTGAGCTGTGTTATTTCAGTGCTGCTGTAGGTTGGTGTGTCATTTCAATGGCGCGCCTTAGACTGATGATGTAAATATGAGGAT contains:
- the si:dkeyp-92c9.2 gene encoding cyclin-dependent kinase 5 activator 1; this translates as MGTVLSLSPSSRKSGYYDNRPGSLSHYPSLSSRSLNSQKDRGLKRGQSIFLPALTWKRLVASTKKKGNSKKGSGGPVALGDPLNNNNNINIYQKDPVLHLNRENVKKSLSCANLSSYEGPAGLGLGLGYGLGMGQGHGYGYSKSQQLSSVKKVPQGTVTSSPKRVIVQASTSELLRCLGEFLCCRCYRLKHLSPADPVLWLRAVDRSLLLQGWQDQAFVTPANVVFVYMLCRDVVDGDLVASEHELQAILLTCLYLSYSYMGNEISYPLKPFLVEAGKEAFWDRCLAIIDATSSKMLRINADPHFFTQVFAELKSEGGCGPQDYSRVLDR